The sequence TCGTGCCACTTCCTCAGAATAGCCGAGCGCTCTCCGGCCGTTTTGGAGCGCCAGCCATCAAGGCTTTGATTGGCCGCGTCAATGGCTCTTTGTGTTTCATCGGCCCCGCAAAAGGGGACCGTCCCAAGAACCTCGCCTGTGGCAGGATTGATCACGTCAACAGTTTTCCCGCTGTCTGCGTCAACCCACGCATCCTGAATAAAACAATGGGAGCAAAGGAGATCTGAATTTTTTAACTTTAGCATGTAATTCCCCTTTGTTAGTCGGCCACGGCCGCTAACCCCGCTTCCATGATATCCAAACCTTTTTGCAGCTGGTCATCTTCAATAACCAGGGGCATCAACACCCGGACGACATTGCCTTCAATGCCGCAAACCAAAGAGATCAAACCGTTATCAAAGCAGTACGCGGACAGCTTTTTGGCCGTATCCGGATCAGGGGTACCGTCGGCATGGACAATGGTGTAGCCGCGCATGGCGCCAATGCCTCTGATTTCACCCACATGATCAAATTTTTGAACCCAGGCATCAAAAGTCTCACCAAGCTTTTCGCCGATGGTCTGTGCCTTTTCCAGAAGATTTTCTTCTTCAAAAATATCAAGCACGGCATGTGCTGCGGCACAGGCCACGGGGTTGGCGCCATAGGTACCGCCCAAACCGCCGGGATGAACGGAATCCATGATCTCTTTTCTGCCCACCACTGCGCTCAAGGGCATACCCGCAGCAATACTTTTGGCCACGGTCATCAAATCCGGTTCCACACCAAAATTTTCAACGGCAAACATCTTGCCGGACCTGCCGATACCTGACTGAATTTCATCGGCAACAAAAACAATGCCGTGATCTTTACAGAACTGCGCGACTTTGGGTAAAAAGTCCGCAGGCGGGGCAATAAACCCGCCTTCACCCTGGATAGGCTCAATAACCACGGCTGCAGTATTTTCAGGATTAATGCCGGTAATAAAGAATTTGGTAAATGCCTCAAAATCACCAAAGGGCGCCCGGTACACTTCAGGGGCCAGCGGTCCAAATCCACACTTATAAGGTTTAACCTTGGTGGTCATGGCCATGGTGAGGTAGGTACGGCCATGGTAAGAACCGTCAAACACCACAACGCCCTGGCGTTTGGTATAATAGCGGGCAATTTTCACTGCGTTTTCAACAGCTTCGGCCCCAGAGTTAACGAAAAGGGCTTTTTTGTCAAAGGCGCCCGGGGCAATTTTACACAGCCGATCGGCCAGGCGTACGGCAACATCATAGGGATTCACCATAAAGCAGGTGTGGGTAAATTTCTCGGCCTGGGCTTTAATGGCCGCCACCACTTTGGGATGGCTGTGTCCCACGTTCATTACGGCAATGCCACCTGCAAAATCAATATATTCTTTACCTTGAACATCTGTAATAACAGCGCCTTTGGCTGATTCAACATAGCAGGTTGTACCAGAGGCATGGCCATTTGGGATTACCTGGTCTCTAAGGGTTTGAATATCGTCAATACCACTCATTTTTTATCCTTTCTGACTTTTTTTGGGGTTATGCATAAATCATAGCAGAAGGTAATAGCAGGATTCGTGCCTGCCCAATTCACACCCACAAAAAAAAGCTTTAATTTCAAACCATTACGCTTTATTTTTTTTAATCCTGGATCCACATAGAAGCTATCGAGTCGATATCAATTCAAAGCAATTGATTAACCAGTTGAATTTATATTATTTTATTCAAGAGTCGATTTTAACTCAAAAATATTTTACAATAACATATTGTAATAACGAAGTATCAAAGCCAAAACGAGTCGATATCAAATCAACATTATGTATAATGATCACATTTTTTTGGCAAGCAAATGACTTAGCCCATATTTTTTTAGTTTCCTTACAACCTGAGACTGAGTCATACATAGACCGGCTGCCAGTGCACGGGTTGTGGCCCATTTTTTAAGGGCATCAACCAGCAATTGTTTTTCAAAATCAGATACTTGCTGATTAAATCCTTTTGTCAGATCACCCTGCCCTTTTTTTTCGGCACTGGTCTGGGATGCCCCCGGGCTGCCCACAACCCGCTCAAGACTGTTTTCTTCAGCCATCACTACCGCACGCCGGATGCAATTTTTCAATTCCCGGACATTACCGGGAAAATCGTAGGCCTGGATGCGATTAAGCTCCATGACTGGAATCAAGCAGGTGCGGTTATAGGCGCGGTTGTACTTATCCAGAAAATGAAGGGTCAGCTCCAGAATGTCTTCTGCCCGATGCCTCAAAGGGGGAATGGTGAGAGGGAATGCATTAAGCCTGAAATACAGATCCTGACGAAACTGCTTTGCCGCTACCTTCCTTTCAAGGTCTTCATTGGTTGCCGCAATAATACAGCAATTGATCTTAATGGGTTTCAATCCGCCAATATGCATAATCTCCCTTTCTTCCAGGCAGGTTAACAATTTGGCCTGCAAAGGTAACGACAACTCTCCGATTTCATCCAGAAAAAGGGTTCCGTTTTTGGCGGCCTCGAAAAGGCCGATTTTCCCCTCGTTTTTTGCCCCGGTAAACGCACCGGGTTCATACCCGAAAAGCTCGGCTTCGAGAAGGGCTTCAGGGACAGCTGCGCAGTTAATTTTAACCAGAGGACCTTTGAGCAGACCATTGCAATTATGAATATATTTTGCCAGAAGGCCCTTGCCGGTACCGGATTCACCCATGATCAAAATACTGGACACGTTCATGTCGGCAAGTTTTCGGCAAACCACCAAAAGGTCCTGCATCTCTTTGGAGTGGGCAATGATTTCATTTTCCTTAAGCCCTTGAAGAGACAGCTGGTTAAGTTCGGTATTGATCCGGTTTTTCTCTTCTTTGACCCGTTGCAGTTGCTCCTGCAATTTTGTCAACTGGGTCATATCCTGTTCATTAACGATCACCATGGAAATATTGCCGTTCTCACCAAATACCGGCGTTCCGGTAACCAGCAACTGTTTACCCGTTTTGCGGTTTGACTGGAGCAGGCTGACCTGCCGGCCGGTTTCCAGCACCTGCCGGGTCACGGACTGATCAATAAAGCCGGCCGCCACCAGTTCTTCTACACGTTTGCCCACCACTTCTTCAGCCCGGACGCCCAAAAGCGTCTCCCCTGCCTTGTTAATACTGACGACCGAACCATCACCGTTTAACACCCAAATACTTTCTGAGGAGGCATTATACATGGCCTCAAGCTGGGCATTGATTGATTTAAGATCCCCTGTTTTTTTTTTAAATGCCTTTTGCAGTTCGTGCATCTCCTGTAAATCTACAGGTACTTCATCGCCCACCAAACTTAAATCACTAAACAGGCAAATAATGGTTGCCGGGTCTTCTCTTTCAAAGATGTAATGAGGCATTATCAATGCCTTGTGGGGTTCTTGGCCGGGCAGTTGAAAAATCAGGTCAATGCTCTGAAAGGATGATTGAAGCGAAGATAAAATAAGCTGCGTCAGTTGATCCGAGGTAAGGGGGGTCTGATCGGGATGGTATAGCCTGCCTCCCATTTCTACGAAGGCATGTGCAAAGCCCTTCTCTTTAAAAAAGGCAGCTGTCTTTCCGAGCATCGTCGACATGGAACGGTTGAGGCCAACCACCTTTAGGTCCGGAATTGAAAGCGCAATAAGGCCCATGGAAGAAAGCCGGGAGGCGTGGCGGTTTGACTGATCATCCGAAGGCGGCATAAATGTTTTTTTCATTTTACTCATGGCTGGTCGAACTTACATAGTGTCATATGATACAAAAAATCTCAAGGCGTTGAAAGTAATCTAACTTTCTTTCTTGACGAAAGGTTTCAAAAACAGGTAGTGTGAAAAAACATGTCGGCAGATTTTAAAAATGCCGGAAATTAAATCAGACATGAATATACTTTTCCCGGAATAACAGCCATTGGCTACCCTGTGGTTTATCAACATCTAGATTAAACCTGCCACTAAATATAAAAGCAATTAAATACTGCCACGGACTGCCCTGATTACTCACCGTGGTTCAACCACAACCAAAGTTAAAAGATCTGTATGAGTTACACAGACTTTATTATCAATAAACAAGAGGGAGCAGGTGTCTCTTTACTATATTTATTCAAAGCGTTTAACTATTTTAAAACCATATGCCTACCCTATTCCTGGGTTAGACAAAACAAAATGAGACGATCAACCATACATCTGATACTGGTTCTGGTCTGGGCTGTTCCGACCCTGGCCAGTCATTCCCATATTATAGAGACACAGCATCCCCAGCAACCTGTAGACTCAACACCCGCCGTACTTTTTTGCCAGTTTATTCCATCAATTGCCGAACAATTCATCGGCATTCCCGTGCTCGTGGGTGGACGCCCTGAACAAACAGGAAGCACGGATAATTCCTGGCTGTTTTACTCTATTTACGCAGGCGCTGCAATCAAAGCAGGGCTGATATACAAAACCTTTATGCCCATGAACCTTCTATTGGACAACACCCACAGTATTAAAGCGAATGATGTTCAAAACGGAGACCTGATCGTGCTGAATAATGATCTTGCCGCCATGGTTTACCAAGTAGACCCCAGCGGGCGGATGCATTTTATCTATGCATCGAAAAAACGGGGAGAGGTCATCACGTTCAACAGCGATAATTTAGTTTACAACGCTTACTGGCTGGAGCACTTTAAAGGATTTTTCAGAATAAATGAGGATATGCTGATGCCGGCCCGGCCCAAATAGTGTTTGAACGAAAAGTCACCCAACTGAGGAACTCATTTTTTCTTGTTTCCGGTTTCTATTCTCCGATCCCTGCGGCGCAGCCCTCTTAGACAGATCTTTTTTCAAGGATGTCCAATATTTTTTGACATTTTTCGGATGCCCTGTCCTTGATCGCATCTGCCTTTGCCATAATTTTTTTACGGTATTCAGGATCATTGATTTCGGTCATGTTGTTAACCAGGGTTCTATACGCACCCCAGATACCCACATCAAGAGCCCTTGCACCCACCTCCAGATCTGATCGGGATGCAATATTACCCAACTGCGCCACCCCCATCATGGCATCCCAGACCTTGTCACCCAGAGTCATAACGGACAAAGGTACTTCAATGGCTTTTTTCAGGCCCAGCTGAAGCTGCGTCTTTCTAAAAGAATCCTCCTCTTCCGTCTTTTCAGGCAATCCCAGGGCAGCCACGTAATCGGCAAAGGCATCGGTATCTGCATCAATCATGGGAATCAAGGCAAGGACAGCTTCATGCAGGGGTGGAATCAAAACTCTCATGTCAGCGTCCATCGATTCAAACCGTCTAACGCCCAGGGTCAGCTTTCCTACCATGGCTCCAAGCCCTGCACCAAGGGCGGCAATGGCTGCCGCTACGGAACCACCACCAGGTGCGATACTTCTGCCGGCGACCTCTGTAATAAAATTGCGGACACTCATACCGGCTAAAGGTTCATTGGGCGCTTCGGCAATGATATATTCTATAATCTTGGCCTTGGGATCAAAGGGCGCAACGGAATTCAATCCCAAACGCTCAACAGCCAGCCGGACTTTCTGATCTTCATCCAGAATAAAAAGATTTTCTTTTTCAATATAATATTCGGCAGCCTGTAAAATGGCCTGGCGGGGAACAACACCCACAATCTGTGAACCGGCTACGGCAATTTTAAGCTTGGCGGCCTCCTCTTTAACGGCTTCAAACAGGATATGCGGCGGCGTGACAAGATAGTTGTTCAAGTTCACTGTAACCTGGGCCAGGTTATAATCATTTACATACCACCCCATCCCCTTGACATCCTTGAACCGGCCGGGCTCCTGGGGACCTCGGCCTGCTTCACGCAGATTCAGTGCAATACGGTGGGCCTGGTTTGGCGTACCCAGCAAATTAACATTGTATGCAATGAGAAAAAAGCGGGCACCAGTCACTGTGCCCCCCCACTCGGGCACGAACCTGGCCGGACCGAAATCAGGTTTCCATTTTTCCAGAACAATTCGTTGGGAAATGGCTTCATACTCCCCTTCCCGGATCTGGGGCAGTTTCTTTCGGTAATCTAAGGTGGCGGACTCCTCGTACAGATAGACAGGGACGCCAAGTTCGTCGGCCAGACGTTTGGCAAACCGTTTTGAAATTGCCACACACTCGTCCATGGTCACACCTGCCACCGGAATAAAGGGGCAGACATCCAGGGCGCCCATACGTGGATGCTCCCCACGATGCCGGCGCATGTCTATTTTTTCCCTGGCCACCCTTGCGGCGGCCAAAGCACCCTCCACCACACAATCAGGGTCTGCCACAAAGGTATATACCGTCCGATTTGTGGACTTGCCCGGATCCACATCCAGCAGGCGGCACCCAGGCGTTTCGGCAATGGCATTCGCAATGGCGTCAATGGTCTGTTTATCTTTGCCTTCTGAAAGATTGGGGACACACTCAACGATCCTATCCATTATATATATCTCTCCGTCTCATACAAACAATCTTCGATCATTTTTACCATTCGCTTCATTATTATACCCCTGACAACTTTTATATACATATCATTAAAGTGATTCCTTCAAGCAATGCCGAGCCATACAACTGATATTGTTCAATTAATTTAGCCATCAACTGCCTATTTCAAATTATTTATTTGAGAATATCAGGTGTCAGCTATATGGCGGCGCGGATAAGACTTGCATTTTCCTCTACATTAACGGTAGTATCCCAAGGCGGGAATTTAGCGATACAGCGGACAGTGTATCCCCAAATGTTAAAATATTAACACAAAAGGAGGCTAACACATACAAATCAATACAAAAATTTGGGGTTATAAATCAACTTTTTAGAAAAGCAAACACTTATTAATACTGTAAGGGTAAAGAGGATTGAATTTTTAAAACAGTTGTGAAAATATTAGCGAATTAACTGGAATAGAAGCTTTTTAGACCCACTGGTTTTAACAATTTTCATCAGGAAAGGATAGCAAATGAATAAGGTCGATATCCCCAGACTCAGGGAGATAGTCGGGGAACAAAACATAAAGACAGATCCGCTTGACCTGTTTATTTACGGCGCAGACGCATCTGTTTACCATGCCACACCATGGGTCGTTGTGAGACCTGACAATACCGGTCAGGTTCAAAAAGTACTGGCCTATGCCAATGATGCAAAAATACCAGTTGTCCCCAGGGGCGGCGGCTCGGGAATGTGCGGGCAGACCGTGTCGATCAAGGGCGGAATTCTTCTGGACATGAAGAACATGAACCGGATACTTGAAATCAACATGCCCGATGTTTACTGCCGGGTGCAACCGGGTGTGGTGGACGATGATCTCAATGCCGCACTTAAACCTTATGGGGTTTTCTATCCCCCGACACCGGCCTCTTCACGTATCGCCACCATCGGCGGAGAGATCGGCAACAATGCCTCGGGTGTTCGTTCCGTAAAATACGGCGCAACCCGTGATGCGGTGTTGGGCTTGAAAGTGGTTCTAGCCAATGGAGACCTGGTTACCTTAGGTGCTCATACCCGGGTGGAAGCATCCGGTTACCAGCTTGAAAAACTCATCGTGGGTTCGGAAGGCACCTTGGGTGTTGTAGTGGAAGCAATAATGAGTTTTGTACCCATCCCTGAATTCAGATGCCTGGGCGTTGCCAATTTTGACAGTCTCAGAGATGCCGGCAATGCCATTAGTGACATCATGGCCTCGGGCACCATCCCCTCTATGCTTGAGCTCGTGGATGACGTTGCCATCAAAGCGGTAAACAAAACCATGAATTTAGGCCTTAAGGAAGTGGCCGCCTCCCTGCTTTTTGAAGCTGACGGAAAAGTGGTGGAAGCCGTGGAGTATGAAGTTAACAAAATGCAGGAAATCTGCAAAAAGAACAACGGCGCCGACCTCTGGTACAGCTTTGATGCCAAAGAGCGCGAACAAATCTTCATGGGTCGTAAAAAATTATTCCCTGCCCTGTCACAATTTGACGCCAGCATGGCTTCCACATCCCTGGCTGACGATATGGCAGTACCCTACTCCAAGATGGCGGATATGGCCGCTAAAATCCATGAAGCTGCCGAAAAGAACGGCATCATCATGACGGCATACGGCCATTGCGGATCCGGGTGCATGCACACCAAAATCATGATGGACGTCAGCAAAAAAGCACAGTGGGAAGGCGCCCAGAGAGCCATTGCCGAGATTTATGAATATGTCAATTCCATCCACGGCACCACTTCTGCTGAACACGGTATCGGCATTTCCAAAGCAGATGCTTTCAGGACGGAGAAAGCGGATTCCTTGAAAATGATGGCCGCCATCAAGGCGGCTCTGGACCCCAATAATATTCTCAATCCCGGCAAACTGCAGCAGGCGCCGGAAAACTGGGTAACGGCAACAGATCTTAGATATGCTGTCAACAGCTGATAAAGGATAACAGGGACTTTTCTTATGCAGACAACAAAAACGAAGTTTGAAAATCTACAAAAATGGGAAGGCATGCTGGCCAAGTGCATTCGGTGTGGATACTGTTACGAGCACTGCCCCATGTTTAAATTCACGCGGTGGGAATCCGATGCACCCAGGGGTAAAAATATTTTAGCCCACGGACTTTTGACCGGTTCAATTGAACTGACACGGGAAATTGCGGAAAAATCGTTCAGTTGTTTCTTTTGCAAACGGTGCGAAGCGGCCTGTTCATCCGGGGTCCAAATAACAGATATTATGCTGGATCTGAGAAGAGATCTGGTTGAACTGGGATACAAGAAAGATATCGGTACCATATCAACCACAGACCGCTCCTGTGCCAGGTGCCTGCAGTGCGTCAGGGCCTGTCCCCATGATGCCCGGGAATATATTGACCTTCAAGGCATTGTCGTGGATCCGGTAAAATGTAAGTCCTGTGGTATCTGTGTTGAAGTTTGCCCCATTGAAGCAGTAAGCATTCCATTACCGTTCGGCACCGATACGGAAAACCTGGACCAAAAAGCTGCCGAGTTCCTCAACTCCACTGAATCTGCCAAGGTAATTTGTTTTGCCTGTAACTGGTCATACCACCCAGACATTCAGAATTCCAAAATGCCGGAATCTGAAACCCATGACAAAGAGTATGAAATCCTGGTAAACCTGTGCGGCGGCCGTCTTGATAAAAACCTCTTATTGACGCCGTTCCTTAACCAGGCATGGGGCATTCTTGTTGGGGTTTGTCCGGATGGGGAATGTACCCATGACGGAAATGTCGCGGCCCTGAAACGCGTGACAAAAATGAAGGAAACCCTTGAAGCGCTTGATATTAATCCCGATCGAATTCATCTGGTTCAGATTCCTAGAGGCGACAAACAATTGTTCCAGGCTGAAATTGACACCTTTATGGAAAAGATAAATCAGTTGGGCCCCATACGCTAGGTTTAAGCCCACACATAGATGGTCTTTTCGTCCAATTATGAGCGTAGCGCTCTTGTTTGGAATCTGCGGCGGATAAGAATCTTAATCCCCGGAATATTTAATATATGCCGAAGATTTTAATTTTTATCCGCCGTAAACTTAGACGAAAACCCCATTATGAAAAAAACCGAAACAGGTAACCTGAGATAAAACTTTTAAAACAACTCCAGGAAGGAGAAAATAATGGCAAAAGTACAGATACCGTATGGTAAGGAAAAAATCGATGTTGAAATTAATGATAACAACCTGCAGGGCGTATATTTTCCAAACGACGTAGAAAAAAGAGAGTTTGCAGCTGAGTTTTCAAAAAATTTGGAAAACGCGAACTTCACAGAGTTTATGGAAGGTGATGAGAGAGTCGTCTTCATCGTCAATGACGGAACTCGGCCTACACCTACGGCAAAAGTACTTAAGGTAATTTATGATGACATAAAAGATAAAGATATCTATTTTATCATCGCGACCGGTGCCCATAGAGCCCCAAATGATGAAGAGTTTGAATACATTTTTGGCAGAGAGATTTATGAGGACCTGAAAGCAAAAGACAGAATATGGTCCCATGATGCCAAAAATGATGAGATGGTCTATTTAGGCAAATCTACAAACGGTACTGAGATGTACCTGAATAAAATTGTAGCCGAAGCTAAAAAAACCATCGTTATCGGTTCTGTGGAACCCCACTATTTTGCAGGATATACCGGTGGCAGAAAAGGCTTCTTACCTGGCGTAGCATCCTATGAAACCATCACCCAGAACCACAAACTAGCCTTGAATAAGAGCGCAAAAGCCCTTGCATTAGATGGCAACCCCGTCCATGAAGATATGATGGATGCCATGAATGTATTAAAAGAGATTAAAGTCTTCTCCATTATGACCATTTTGGATAAGCATCATAACGTATATGAGACCACATGCGGGGATCTTGTGGGCGCATTTTATGATGCCATAGACAGTGCCAAAAAAGTATTTTGTGTTGACATAGAAGAAAAAACCGACATCGTCATCTCTGTGGCACCTTATCCAATGGATATAGACCTTTACCAGTCTCAAAAAGCCATAGACAACGGCAAGCTTGCGCTTAAAGAAGACGGCATATTAATCTTTGTATCACAATGCAGAATGGGCATCGGCGGAAAAACATTCTTTGATCTGATGGCCTCTTGTGCCACCCCCCAAGAGGTGCTTGACAAAATAAAAATTGAATATAAGCTGGGTTATCATAAGGCCGGTAAAATGGCGGAAATCAATACCTGGGCCCAGACCTGGGGCGTTACCGAGCTACCGGAAGACGAGATCAAAGCGGTTCACATTAAACCGTTTGATAGTGTAGAAGCGGCTTTGGAAAAAGCATTTGAGCTAAAAGGCAAAGATGCCAAAGTAACCGTACTTCCGTTGGGATCGCTTTCAGTGCCGAACATATTAAACCCATAGAACATAAATTTGATTTTTGAAAGCGACGGCGGTGCATCTTAAGCACCGCCGTTTTTTTTGCCTATCTATGACCTGAACTGAATAGGCAAATATTCGAAATTATCTGTCCATTACTTGAATATTGTGCCGGCCCATTACTTGAATATTGTGCCGGATCGTGTCAAAAAAATAGAATCCGAATATTTTCTTTTCGTTAAAAGCACCAAGGAAATCACAATGAAAAAGCTAATGAACGCCGCAGACAACGTCGTAAAAGAACAATTGGCCGGCATGGCCAAAGCACATCCTGAAATCAAAATTAACCTTGACCCGATGTATATATATCGGGCAGAAGCGCCCAATAAAAAGGTGGGTCTAATCTCAGGCGGCGGCTCCGGCCATGAACCTATGCACGGCGGTTTTGTGGGTATGGGTATGCTGGACGGTGCCTGCCCGGGGCAGATTTTCACCTCCCCTACCCCCGATCAGATGTATGAATGCGCCAAAAGGGTAACCTCTGATAAAGGCGTTTTGTTTTTAATGAAAAACTACACCGGTGATGTCATGAACTTTGAAACAGCGGTTGAAATGGTTCATGGAGACGGGATTAAGGTACAAACCATTTTGATTGACGATGATGTCGCAGTAAAAGACAGCCTGTATACTGCCGGACGCCGGGGTATGGGTACCACCGTATTGGTTGAAAAAATTGTGGGTGCCGCTGCAGAAGCAGGATTTAGTCTGAAACAGTGCGCAGACCTGGCCCGCAAGACCAGTCGAAACGGTCGATCGATAGGCGTGGCACTGACCTCCTGCACGGTGCCTGCTGCAGGCAGGCCCACCTTTGAACTCGCTGATGATGAAATAGAGATGGGCATTGGTATTCATGGAGAACCCGGTACGAAACGAATCAAAATAAAAACGGTGAATGAAATCGCCGAATATATGGCACGTTCCATCATTGAGGACGGGGCATATACCCGCACCGTGCGCGAATGGGATGCCCAAAAAGGAGAATGGGAGGAAAAATCCTTAACCGACGAACCTCTCAAATCCGGCGATGATGTCATTGCCCTTGTCAACAGTATGGGCGGCACCCCCATATCCGAACTATATGCCGTGTACAGCAAACTGGCTGATGTTTGCGAATCCAAAGGAATTAAAATTGTACGCAACCTCATCGGATCTTACATTACCTCCCTTGAAATGCAGGGCTGCGCCATCACGCTGCTCAAAACAGACAAAGAGATCCTCAAATTTTGGGATGCGCCGGTGAAGACCACGAGCCTGCGCTGGGGCGCATGAAAATTCATAAAAAGGAAATAATGACTGTCAGCAGACAACAAATTATAGACTGGCTGGAAAAAGCCGCTGATGCCATCCAGGATAACAAAGACCATTTGACCCGGCTTGATGCAGCAATTGGTGATGCAGACCATGGAATTAATATGGTCCGTGGATTCAAAAAAGTAGCGGAAAAACTACCCACCATTGCAGACAAGGATATCGGCAATATCTTGAAAACAACAGGCATGACCCTGATTTCCAGTGTGGGCGGTGCCAGCGGACCGCTTTACGGCACTTTTTTCATGCGCGCCGCCACAGCCGGTAGCGGCAAAGAAGCCTTGGACGCCATTGATTTATGCGCCATGTTCAAAGGAGGAGTGGACGGCATTGTTCAGCGCGGCCGGCCCAACCTGGGTGACAAAACTATGTTTGATGCCTGGGCTCCGGCGTTGGATGCCATGCAGGCCGCCCTCTCAAAGGGCAGCGACACCCTCACCATTGTCAAGGCCGGGGCAGCAGCCATTGAACAGGGGATGAAAGACACAATTCCACTACAGGCCAGAAAAGGCCGGGCAAGTTACCTTGGCGAACGTAGTATAGGGCACCAGGATCCGGGGGCGACCTCTTCCTGCCTGATATTTAAAATGCTGCTTAAAGTTTTAGAGGCATAGGTATCCAACAAAGGAAAACCCATGGTTGGTTTAGTTTTTGTATCCCACAGCGCCAAACTGGCTGAAGGCGTAAAAGAGATCGCGGAACAAATGACCCAGGGCAAATGCATGATTGCAGTTGCCGGCGGCATTGACGACCCCCAAAACCCCTTTGGCACCGATCCAATCAAAGTGAAGGCAGCCATTGAATCCGTTTACGGCAAAAACGGCGTACTGGTGATCATGGATTTAGGCAGTGCCCTTCTCAGTGCAGAAATGGCCCTGGAATTTCTTGATCCTGAACAGGCTCAAAATGTTAAACTGTGTGCGGCACCTCTTGTGGAAGGCGCTGTTGCCGCGGCGGTGCAAGCATCAATTGGTGCCAATATTGCCGATGTTATGAACGAGGCCTTAAACGCCCTTAGGGTAAAGTCTGAACAGCTGGCCCAGGTAAAC is a genomic window of uncultured Desulfobacter sp. containing:
- the gabT gene encoding 4-aminobutyrate--2-oxoglutarate transaminase, which codes for MSGIDDIQTLRDQVIPNGHASGTTCYVESAKGAVITDVQGKEYIDFAGGIAVMNVGHSHPKVVAAIKAQAEKFTHTCFMVNPYDVAVRLADRLCKIAPGAFDKKALFVNSGAEAVENAVKIARYYTKRQGVVVFDGSYHGRTYLTMAMTTKVKPYKCGFGPLAPEVYRAPFGDFEAFTKFFITGINPENTAAVVIEPIQGEGGFIAPPADFLPKVAQFCKDHGIVFVADEIQSGIGRSGKMFAVENFGVEPDLMTVAKSIAAGMPLSAVVGRKEIMDSVHPGGLGGTYGANPVACAAAHAVLDIFEEENLLEKAQTIGEKLGETFDAWVQKFDHVGEIRGIGAMRGYTIVHADGTPDPDTAKKLSAYCFDNGLISLVCGIEGNVVRVLMPLVIEDDQLQKGLDIMEAGLAAVAD
- a CDS encoding sigma 54-interacting transcriptional regulator, which codes for MKKTFMPPSDDQSNRHASRLSSMGLIALSIPDLKVVGLNRSMSTMLGKTAAFFKEKGFAHAFVEMGGRLYHPDQTPLTSDQLTQLILSSLQSSFQSIDLIFQLPGQEPHKALIMPHYIFEREDPATIICLFSDLSLVGDEVPVDLQEMHELQKAFKKKTGDLKSINAQLEAMYNASSESIWVLNGDGSVVSINKAGETLLGVRAEEVVGKRVEELVAAGFIDQSVTRQVLETGRQVSLLQSNRKTGKQLLVTGTPVFGENGNISMVIVNEQDMTQLTKLQEQLQRVKEEKNRINTELNQLSLQGLKENEIIAHSKEMQDLLVVCRKLADMNVSSILIMGESGTGKGLLAKYIHNCNGLLKGPLVKINCAAVPEALLEAELFGYEPGAFTGAKNEGKIGLFEAAKNGTLFLDEIGELSLPLQAKLLTCLEEREIMHIGGLKPIKINCCIIAATNEDLERKVAAKQFRQDLYFRLNAFPLTIPPLRHRAEDILELTLHFLDKYNRAYNRTCLIPVMELNRIQAYDFPGNVRELKNCIRRAVVMAEENSLERVVGSPGASQTSAEKKGQGDLTKGFNQQVSDFEKQLLVDALKKWATTRALAAGLCMTQSQVVRKLKKYGLSHLLAKKM
- a CDS encoding peptidoglycan endopeptidase — encoded protein: MRRSTIHLILVLVWAVPTLASHSHIIETQHPQQPVDSTPAVLFCQFIPSIAEQFIGIPVLVGGRPEQTGSTDNSWLFYSIYAGAAIKAGLIYKTFMPMNLLLDNTHSIKANDVQNGDLIVLNNDLAAMVYQVDPSGRMHFIYASKKRGEVITFNSDNLVYNAYWLEHFKGFFRINEDMLMPARPK
- the ftcD gene encoding glutamate formimidoyltransferase, with amino-acid sequence MDRIVECVPNLSEGKDKQTIDAIANAIAETPGCRLLDVDPGKSTNRTVYTFVADPDCVVEGALAAARVAREKIDMRRHRGEHPRMGALDVCPFIPVAGVTMDECVAISKRFAKRLADELGVPVYLYEESATLDYRKKLPQIREGEYEAISQRIVLEKWKPDFGPARFVPEWGGTVTGARFFLIAYNVNLLGTPNQAHRIALNLREAGRGPQEPGRFKDVKGMGWYVNDYNLAQVTVNLNNYLVTPPHILFEAVKEEAAKLKIAVAGSQIVGVVPRQAILQAAEYYIEKENLFILDEDQKVRLAVERLGLNSVAPFDPKAKIIEYIIAEAPNEPLAGMSVRNFITEVAGRSIAPGGGSVAAAIAALGAGLGAMVGKLTLGVRRFESMDADMRVLIPPLHEAVLALIPMIDADTDAFADYVAALGLPEKTEEEDSFRKTQLQLGLKKAIEVPLSVMTLGDKVWDAMMGVAQLGNIASRSDLEVGARALDVGIWGAYRTLVNNMTEINDPEYRKKIMAKADAIKDRASEKCQKILDILEKRSV
- a CDS encoding FAD-linked oxidase C-terminal domain-containing protein; amino-acid sequence: MNKVDIPRLREIVGEQNIKTDPLDLFIYGADASVYHATPWVVVRPDNTGQVQKVLAYANDAKIPVVPRGGGSGMCGQTVSIKGGILLDMKNMNRILEINMPDVYCRVQPGVVDDDLNAALKPYGVFYPPTPASSRIATIGGEIGNNASGVRSVKYGATRDAVLGLKVVLANGDLVTLGAHTRVEASGYQLEKLIVGSEGTLGVVVEAIMSFVPIPEFRCLGVANFDSLRDAGNAISDIMASGTIPSMLELVDDVAIKAVNKTMNLGLKEVAASLLFEADGKVVEAVEYEVNKMQEICKKNNGADLWYSFDAKEREQIFMGRKKLFPALSQFDASMASTSLADDMAVPYSKMADMAAKIHEAAEKNGIIMTAYGHCGSGCMHTKIMMDVSKKAQWEGAQRAIAEIYEYVNSIHGTTSAEHGIGISKADAFRTEKADSLKMMAAIKAALDPNNILNPGKLQQAPENWVTATDLRYAVNS